In Mytilus edulis chromosome 4, xbMytEdul2.2, whole genome shotgun sequence, the following proteins share a genomic window:
- the LOC139521199 gene encoding zinc finger protein 608-like isoform X1, translated as MSGAEHHAVVDRGLKMKIKRKNVNATKNDGKHEIVKGAEKMSTNESNSNSANGTLMDKVKQNTAGDKSPKVKGIHKKEKIKERVQKGSDVSSVSTTLDAAFSQVSLDSKPAADSSKTDDPYDFDAKEDEGIGFPLKKVKVEKNDSSTSISQSHVGTDACSIGVATDPDCLGPCEPGTNVLLEGIVWQETENGVLVVNVTWRDKTYVGTLLDATKHEWAPPRFNCDSPVSDMDARTPKGRAKRGRGSNSTPVIEKGLEGRTLRKGRKGSNTFTAPPSPAKSDISVSSVGLKRKGRPVEMENAVNDNAKVKRSRSCSRGTPGDGSESPVPNFIECPEPNCKKKYRHMNGLRYHQSHAHSAVGLEGDEESRDMDNTEDSMLEDMDSNMGESGENSSNNLKIDLDSVDEMDNKKGDSNDSDKIDIVNVVKPTVKPTAEVTKMDIDESLKKENSISTNSPSCTVTKPTIGAGHSFHAVISSSKVNSEINPSSVPTTVVQTPTTINAPVVNVRPVSSSPMQSSRPITFAAITTNSQSNELSSGKTEKLIKPKVMGRPIAPSNMIALTTNVTVTHTNLAPVTTHTHVSSTTQFQPIQPKPTVLGDSAAVNQHLIGLKELKEKKMKHKKKLKDKDANGVLPNIAAAKLMKPDNKKSETSSVIKVAPIMAKPLESIKKEVMPISKPLDFDKEKSGALIDKSSYPPNVGVITGQVQPQPKVVDLSHTPRTEASVLKVTPTLQVITNESNKSNINDDVQSPAYSDISDANEAGSPAQSASPQITDEKIVKLKDSQGATPGVSLDNQPLNQYGMYGNYYNQSQYLLSPAAQGSPGSNIQKIQTNPSVKDRSTPSEHLKIVGGAENKSKIDESKNDKTGDNIGDKVDRPSQQLSQHELQQLQHQQWVKQQMYALQSLPPQQQYQYMSAYGPYLDPNYHMHMMANDPLYRQHFEKMIDEQQKRMYQEGVPIDLESPRALSRSSATDISLASGPWPGGDAFKTRPHNFSSEYSGGFPHTDTKRTNESEKDQKSVRDRQQNDNRQQSSKEIDVKPNIDKIRFEQQNPEGMKGQKDGKMSEEQARRSQMYKEQKHIEHQKRIEQKKGSENRFEPRPVDLVGNKSSNNSPFSSEKSKDFPQGLVPNVTIKQEPFSKLKDRSDSAPDLSMSSKSASDERTRTPSSEKVKNIDERSMDKSDKFKNYEGSFDKLKNSETPSDKNRSSSVDTPKSKIGQYSKPSSPHTSLSQSPGSHYSPYLYHSQFVQSPPTSYGHIPYDPYRNMVYPTNYIHPSQINSYPGVGSDNEKQKMVPISKAGPIEMDLKKSDITSQANTSASHKIHELQEKGKAVSRSASPVTSNMTKSDKPISLPLSVGDKLRDSSSPPTQRHVHTHHHTHVLEAAYPVYHYPSIYPTPPSQTQVPPGNSIQHPQYPP; from the exons ATGAGCGGGGCAGAACACCATGCAGTTGTTGACAGaggattaaaaatgaaaataaaacgcAAAAATGTAAATGCTACGAAGAATGATGGTAAACACGAAATTGTCAAAGGAGCTGAAAAAATGTCTACAAACGAATCTAATAGTAATAGTGCTAACGGAACTCTAATGGACAAAGTGAAACAGAATACGGCTGGTGACAAGTCACCCAAGGTCAAAGGGATACATAAAAAGGAAAAGATAAAAGAAAGAGTCCAGAAGGGATCGGACGTGTCTTCAGTGAGTACTACTCTTGATGCTGCCTTTTCTCAAGTCTCGCTGGATTCTAAACCGGCTGCCGATTCCAGTAAAACAGATGACCCATATGATTTTGATGCCAAAGAAGATGAAGGCATTGGCTTTCCCTTaaaaaaagtcaaagttgaaaag AATGACTCATCTACCTCAATCTCACAGAGCCATGTGGGGACGGATGCTTGTAGCATAGGTGTAGCTACAGACCCGGACTGTCTTGGACCATGTGAACCAGGGACTAATGTCCTCTTGGAAGGCATTGTATGGCAGGAGACAGAAAATG GAGTATTAGTGGTGAATGTAACTTGGAGAGACAAGACTTATGTTGGTACTCTATTGGATGCTACTAAACATGAATGGGCCCCACCAAG GTTTAATTGTGATTCACCTGTTAGTGATATGGATGCTAGAACACCAAAAGGAAGAGCTAAACGAGGGAGAGGTTCAAACAGTACACCGGTCATTGAGAAAGGCCTGGAAGGAAGAACTTTACGTAAAGGACGAAAGGGGAGTAATACATTTACTGCTCCTCCTAGTCcagctaagtctgatatatctgTGTCATCTGTTGGTTTAAAGCGTAAAGGAAGACCTGTCGAAATGGAAAATGCTGTTAACGATAATGCCAAAGTAAAACGTAGTCGTTCATGTTCTCGTGGAACTCCAGGAGACGGTAGTGAAAGTCCTGTGCCAAATTTTATTGAATGTCCAGAGCCAAATTGTAAGAAAAAGTACCGTCACATGAATGGATTACGATATCACCAATCTCACGCCCATAGCGCCGTTGGTTTAGAGGGCGATGAAGAATCACGTGATATGGATAATACTGAAGATTCTATGCTGGAAGATATGGATAGCAATATGGGAGAGAGCGGTGAGAATAGCTCGAACAATCTCAAGATTGATTTAGATAGTGTTGACGAGATGGACAATAAGAAAGGAGACAGTAATGATTCTGACAAAATTGATATTGTTAATGTTGTGAAACCTACAGTAAAACCTACTGCAGAAGTTACCAAAATGGATATTGATGAATCTTTAAAGAAAGAGAATTCAATTTCAACAAATTCACCTAGTTGCACTGTGACAAAGCCTACAATCGGGGCAGGGCATTCTTTCCATGCAGTAATATCTAGTTCTAAAGTTAATTCAGAAATAAATCCGTCTTCTGTTCCAACAACTGTGGTACAGACACCTACTACCATTAATGCTCCTGTTGTGAATGTTAGACCTGTTTCTTCTAGTCCAATGCAATCATCTAGACCTATTACATTCGCTGCCATTACTACAAACTCACAATCAAATGAACTTTCATCAGGGAAGACTGAAAAATTGATAAAACCGAAAGTGATGGGTAGGCCAATAGCACCTTCAAATATGATTGCCTTAACAACTAATGTGACAGTGACACATACAAATTTAGCTCCGGTTACCACACATACACATGTATCTAGTACAACACAGTTTCAACCAATTCAGCCAAAACCAACAGTGTTGGGTGATTCGGCTGCTGTTAATCAGCATCTGATAGGGCTAAAGgagttaaaagaaaagaaaatgaaacataaaaagaaattaaaagataaGGATGCAAATGGAGTGTTACCGAATATTGCAGCGGCAAAACTAATGAAGCCTGACAATAAGAAAAGTGAAACAAGCAGTGTAATAAAAGTAGCACCAATAATGGCAAAACCTCTGGAATCTATTAAAAAGGAGGTCATGCCAATAAGTAAGCCATTGGATTTCGATAAAGAAAAATCCGGAGCATTAATAGACAAAAGTTCTTATCCACCAAATGTTGGTGTTATTACGGGACAAGTGCAGCCGCAACCAAAAGTTGTTGATCTCAGTCATACTCCCCGAACTGAAGCAAGTGTTCTGAAAGTAACACCAACTTTACAAGTCATTACAAATGAAagcaataaatcaaatataaatgatgatgtgCAGAGCCCAGCTTATTCTGACATTTCTGATGCAAATGAGGCTGGTTCACCGGCACAAAGTGCTAGTCCGCAAATTACTGATGAGAAAATCGTTAAACTCAAAGATTCACAAGGTGCTACTCCAGGTGTGAGTCTGGATAATCAACCTTTAAATCAATACGGAATGTATGGGAATTATTACAATCAATCACAATACCTCTTGTCACCTGCAGCTCAAGGATCCCCTGGATCAAACATTCAAAAGATTCAGACAAATCCAAGTGTTAAAGATAGGAGCACTCCATCAGAACATTTAAAAATTGTTGGAGGTgctgaaaataaatcaaaaatagacGAATCAAAAAACGATAAAACAGGTGATAATATCGGTGATAAAGTAGATCGTCCATCACAGCAGTTATCACAACATGAACTTCAACAATTACAACATCAGCAATGGGTTAAACAGCAAATGTATGCATTACAGAGTTTACCTCCCCAGCAGCAGTATCAGTATATGTCAGCCTATGGACCTTATCTGGATCCTAATTATCATATGCATATGATGGCTAATGACCCATTATATCGGCAGCATTTTGAGAAAATGATTGATGAACAACAGAAGAGAATGTATCAGGAGGGTGTTCCTATTGATCTCGAGTCTCCGCGCGCACTTAGTCGATCATCCGCTACTGACATATCTCTGGCTAGTGGCCCCTGGCCAGGTGGTGACGCATTTAAAACTAGACCACATAATTTCTCTAGTGAATATTCAGGTGGATTCCCTCATACAGATACTAAACGTACCAATGAGTCAGAAAAAGACCAAAAGTCAGTGCGTGATCGGCAACAAAATGATAATCGGCAGCAAAGTTCTAAAGAAATTGATGTTAAaccaaatattgataaaattcgCTTTGAGCAGCAAAATCCTGAAGGCATGAAAGGGCAAAAGGATGGAAAAATGAGTGAGGAACAAGCTAGGAGAAGCCAAATGTATAAAGAACAAAAACATATAGAACATCAAAAGAGGATTGAGCAAAAGAAAGGTAGTGAAAATCGTTTTGAACCTCGTCCAGTGGATTTAGTAGGCAATAAGTCAAGTAATAATAGTCCCTTCTCTTCAGAAAAATCAAAAGACTTTCCACAAGGTCTAGTGCCAAATGTAACTATTAAACAAGAACCTTTCAGTAAGCTAAAAGATCGGAGCGATTCAGCTCCAGATTTAAGTATGTCTTCTAAAAGTGCTAGTGACGAAAGGACAAGAACTCCTTCATCGGAGAAGGTTAAAAATATAGATGAAAGATCAATGGACAAAAGTGATAAATTCAAGAATTATGAAGGATCATTTGATAAACTAAAAAATTCAGAGACACCTTCAGACAAAAATAGGAGTAGTAGTGTAGACACTCCAAAATCCAAAATCGGCCAATATTCCAAACCCTCCAGTCCTCACACATCACTATCACAGTCTCCTGGATCTCATTATTCCCCCTACCTCTATCACAGTCAGTTTGTACAGTCCCCACCAACCTCATATGGACATATCCCATACGATCCATATCGTAACATGGTTTATCCTACAAATTATATCCATCCTTCACAAATTAACAGCTATCCAGGTGTTGGATcagacaatgaaaaacaaaagatgGTCCCGATATCTAAAGCTGGACCTATTGAAATGGATTTAAAGAAGTCTGATATAACATCACAAGCTAATACTAGTGCCAGTCATAAAATTCATGAATTACAAGAAAAAGGGAAAGCCGTATCTCGTTCAGCATCTCCTGTGACAAGTAATATGACTAAAAGTGATAAACCAATATCATTACCACTATCTGTGGGTGATAAACTGAGAGACTCGAGTTCCCCGCCAACACAGAGACATGTTCACACACATCATCATACCCATGTATTAGAGGCAGCATATCCAGTATATCATTATCCAT CAATTTATCCAACACCACCCTCACAGACACAAGTACCACCAGGAAACTCTATCCAACATCCTCAATATCCACCATAA
- the LOC139521199 gene encoding zinc finger protein 608-like isoform X2, translating to MSGAEHHAVVDRGLKMKIKRKNVNATKNDGKHEIVKGAEKMSTNESNSNSANGTLMDKVKQNTAGDKSPKVKGIHKKEKIKERVQKGSDVSSNDSSTSISQSHVGTDACSIGVATDPDCLGPCEPGTNVLLEGIVWQETENGVLVVNVTWRDKTYVGTLLDATKHEWAPPRFNCDSPVSDMDARTPKGRAKRGRGSNSTPVIEKGLEGRTLRKGRKGSNTFTAPPSPAKSDISVSSVGLKRKGRPVEMENAVNDNAKVKRSRSCSRGTPGDGSESPVPNFIECPEPNCKKKYRHMNGLRYHQSHAHSAVGLEGDEESRDMDNTEDSMLEDMDSNMGESGENSSNNLKIDLDSVDEMDNKKGDSNDSDKIDIVNVVKPTVKPTAEVTKMDIDESLKKENSISTNSPSCTVTKPTIGAGHSFHAVISSSKVNSEINPSSVPTTVVQTPTTINAPVVNVRPVSSSPMQSSRPITFAAITTNSQSNELSSGKTEKLIKPKVMGRPIAPSNMIALTTNVTVTHTNLAPVTTHTHVSSTTQFQPIQPKPTVLGDSAAVNQHLIGLKELKEKKMKHKKKLKDKDANGVLPNIAAAKLMKPDNKKSETSSVIKVAPIMAKPLESIKKEVMPISKPLDFDKEKSGALIDKSSYPPNVGVITGQVQPQPKVVDLSHTPRTEASVLKVTPTLQVITNESNKSNINDDVQSPAYSDISDANEAGSPAQSASPQITDEKIVKLKDSQGATPGVSLDNQPLNQYGMYGNYYNQSQYLLSPAAQGSPGSNIQKIQTNPSVKDRSTPSEHLKIVGGAENKSKIDESKNDKTGDNIGDKVDRPSQQLSQHELQQLQHQQWVKQQMYALQSLPPQQQYQYMSAYGPYLDPNYHMHMMANDPLYRQHFEKMIDEQQKRMYQEGVPIDLESPRALSRSSATDISLASGPWPGGDAFKTRPHNFSSEYSGGFPHTDTKRTNESEKDQKSVRDRQQNDNRQQSSKEIDVKPNIDKIRFEQQNPEGMKGQKDGKMSEEQARRSQMYKEQKHIEHQKRIEQKKGSENRFEPRPVDLVGNKSSNNSPFSSEKSKDFPQGLVPNVTIKQEPFSKLKDRSDSAPDLSMSSKSASDERTRTPSSEKVKNIDERSMDKSDKFKNYEGSFDKLKNSETPSDKNRSSSVDTPKSKIGQYSKPSSPHTSLSQSPGSHYSPYLYHSQFVQSPPTSYGHIPYDPYRNMVYPTNYIHPSQINSYPGVGSDNEKQKMVPISKAGPIEMDLKKSDITSQANTSASHKIHELQEKGKAVSRSASPVTSNMTKSDKPISLPLSVGDKLRDSSSPPTQRHVHTHHHTHVLEAAYPVYHYPSIYPTPPSQTQVPPGNSIQHPQYPP from the exons ATGAGCGGGGCAGAACACCATGCAGTTGTTGACAGaggattaaaaatgaaaataaaacgcAAAAATGTAAATGCTACGAAGAATGATGGTAAACACGAAATTGTCAAAGGAGCTGAAAAAATGTCTACAAACGAATCTAATAGTAATAGTGCTAACGGAACTCTAATGGACAAAGTGAAACAGAATACGGCTGGTGACAAGTCACCCAAGGTCAAAGGGATACATAAAAAGGAAAAGATAAAAGAAAGAGTCCAGAAGGGATCGGACGTGTCTTCA AATGACTCATCTACCTCAATCTCACAGAGCCATGTGGGGACGGATGCTTGTAGCATAGGTGTAGCTACAGACCCGGACTGTCTTGGACCATGTGAACCAGGGACTAATGTCCTCTTGGAAGGCATTGTATGGCAGGAGACAGAAAATG GAGTATTAGTGGTGAATGTAACTTGGAGAGACAAGACTTATGTTGGTACTCTATTGGATGCTACTAAACATGAATGGGCCCCACCAAG GTTTAATTGTGATTCACCTGTTAGTGATATGGATGCTAGAACACCAAAAGGAAGAGCTAAACGAGGGAGAGGTTCAAACAGTACACCGGTCATTGAGAAAGGCCTGGAAGGAAGAACTTTACGTAAAGGACGAAAGGGGAGTAATACATTTACTGCTCCTCCTAGTCcagctaagtctgatatatctgTGTCATCTGTTGGTTTAAAGCGTAAAGGAAGACCTGTCGAAATGGAAAATGCTGTTAACGATAATGCCAAAGTAAAACGTAGTCGTTCATGTTCTCGTGGAACTCCAGGAGACGGTAGTGAAAGTCCTGTGCCAAATTTTATTGAATGTCCAGAGCCAAATTGTAAGAAAAAGTACCGTCACATGAATGGATTACGATATCACCAATCTCACGCCCATAGCGCCGTTGGTTTAGAGGGCGATGAAGAATCACGTGATATGGATAATACTGAAGATTCTATGCTGGAAGATATGGATAGCAATATGGGAGAGAGCGGTGAGAATAGCTCGAACAATCTCAAGATTGATTTAGATAGTGTTGACGAGATGGACAATAAGAAAGGAGACAGTAATGATTCTGACAAAATTGATATTGTTAATGTTGTGAAACCTACAGTAAAACCTACTGCAGAAGTTACCAAAATGGATATTGATGAATCTTTAAAGAAAGAGAATTCAATTTCAACAAATTCACCTAGTTGCACTGTGACAAAGCCTACAATCGGGGCAGGGCATTCTTTCCATGCAGTAATATCTAGTTCTAAAGTTAATTCAGAAATAAATCCGTCTTCTGTTCCAACAACTGTGGTACAGACACCTACTACCATTAATGCTCCTGTTGTGAATGTTAGACCTGTTTCTTCTAGTCCAATGCAATCATCTAGACCTATTACATTCGCTGCCATTACTACAAACTCACAATCAAATGAACTTTCATCAGGGAAGACTGAAAAATTGATAAAACCGAAAGTGATGGGTAGGCCAATAGCACCTTCAAATATGATTGCCTTAACAACTAATGTGACAGTGACACATACAAATTTAGCTCCGGTTACCACACATACACATGTATCTAGTACAACACAGTTTCAACCAATTCAGCCAAAACCAACAGTGTTGGGTGATTCGGCTGCTGTTAATCAGCATCTGATAGGGCTAAAGgagttaaaagaaaagaaaatgaaacataaaaagaaattaaaagataaGGATGCAAATGGAGTGTTACCGAATATTGCAGCGGCAAAACTAATGAAGCCTGACAATAAGAAAAGTGAAACAAGCAGTGTAATAAAAGTAGCACCAATAATGGCAAAACCTCTGGAATCTATTAAAAAGGAGGTCATGCCAATAAGTAAGCCATTGGATTTCGATAAAGAAAAATCCGGAGCATTAATAGACAAAAGTTCTTATCCACCAAATGTTGGTGTTATTACGGGACAAGTGCAGCCGCAACCAAAAGTTGTTGATCTCAGTCATACTCCCCGAACTGAAGCAAGTGTTCTGAAAGTAACACCAACTTTACAAGTCATTACAAATGAAagcaataaatcaaatataaatgatgatgtgCAGAGCCCAGCTTATTCTGACATTTCTGATGCAAATGAGGCTGGTTCACCGGCACAAAGTGCTAGTCCGCAAATTACTGATGAGAAAATCGTTAAACTCAAAGATTCACAAGGTGCTACTCCAGGTGTGAGTCTGGATAATCAACCTTTAAATCAATACGGAATGTATGGGAATTATTACAATCAATCACAATACCTCTTGTCACCTGCAGCTCAAGGATCCCCTGGATCAAACATTCAAAAGATTCAGACAAATCCAAGTGTTAAAGATAGGAGCACTCCATCAGAACATTTAAAAATTGTTGGAGGTgctgaaaataaatcaaaaatagacGAATCAAAAAACGATAAAACAGGTGATAATATCGGTGATAAAGTAGATCGTCCATCACAGCAGTTATCACAACATGAACTTCAACAATTACAACATCAGCAATGGGTTAAACAGCAAATGTATGCATTACAGAGTTTACCTCCCCAGCAGCAGTATCAGTATATGTCAGCCTATGGACCTTATCTGGATCCTAATTATCATATGCATATGATGGCTAATGACCCATTATATCGGCAGCATTTTGAGAAAATGATTGATGAACAACAGAAGAGAATGTATCAGGAGGGTGTTCCTATTGATCTCGAGTCTCCGCGCGCACTTAGTCGATCATCCGCTACTGACATATCTCTGGCTAGTGGCCCCTGGCCAGGTGGTGACGCATTTAAAACTAGACCACATAATTTCTCTAGTGAATATTCAGGTGGATTCCCTCATACAGATACTAAACGTACCAATGAGTCAGAAAAAGACCAAAAGTCAGTGCGTGATCGGCAACAAAATGATAATCGGCAGCAAAGTTCTAAAGAAATTGATGTTAAaccaaatattgataaaattcgCTTTGAGCAGCAAAATCCTGAAGGCATGAAAGGGCAAAAGGATGGAAAAATGAGTGAGGAACAAGCTAGGAGAAGCCAAATGTATAAAGAACAAAAACATATAGAACATCAAAAGAGGATTGAGCAAAAGAAAGGTAGTGAAAATCGTTTTGAACCTCGTCCAGTGGATTTAGTAGGCAATAAGTCAAGTAATAATAGTCCCTTCTCTTCAGAAAAATCAAAAGACTTTCCACAAGGTCTAGTGCCAAATGTAACTATTAAACAAGAACCTTTCAGTAAGCTAAAAGATCGGAGCGATTCAGCTCCAGATTTAAGTATGTCTTCTAAAAGTGCTAGTGACGAAAGGACAAGAACTCCTTCATCGGAGAAGGTTAAAAATATAGATGAAAGATCAATGGACAAAAGTGATAAATTCAAGAATTATGAAGGATCATTTGATAAACTAAAAAATTCAGAGACACCTTCAGACAAAAATAGGAGTAGTAGTGTAGACACTCCAAAATCCAAAATCGGCCAATATTCCAAACCCTCCAGTCCTCACACATCACTATCACAGTCTCCTGGATCTCATTATTCCCCCTACCTCTATCACAGTCAGTTTGTACAGTCCCCACCAACCTCATATGGACATATCCCATACGATCCATATCGTAACATGGTTTATCCTACAAATTATATCCATCCTTCACAAATTAACAGCTATCCAGGTGTTGGATcagacaatgaaaaacaaaagatgGTCCCGATATCTAAAGCTGGACCTATTGAAATGGATTTAAAGAAGTCTGATATAACATCACAAGCTAATACTAGTGCCAGTCATAAAATTCATGAATTACAAGAAAAAGGGAAAGCCGTATCTCGTTCAGCATCTCCTGTGACAAGTAATATGACTAAAAGTGATAAACCAATATCATTACCACTATCTGTGGGTGATAAACTGAGAGACTCGAGTTCCCCGCCAACACAGAGACATGTTCACACACATCATCATACCCATGTATTAGAGGCAGCATATCCAGTATATCATTATCCAT CAATTTATCCAACACCACCCTCACAGACACAAGTACCACCAGGAAACTCTATCCAACATCCTCAATATCCACCATAA
- the LOC139521223 gene encoding stabilizer of axonemal microtubules 5-like, with translation MRDSMHVDKPIIEPLSGTDFLSSTNFQVAQDTTETRKGLGSIFKTDYPPYNHYGRDAQADRPVLAEVMHRDQSYFKGDQSESTQAYEYRYLKKPVVTDSYQTLRATNFKTDRDLNKVDVFGTMHNHYYVPKVNNDYQRIGPATNTHQSHIPKGDPDKITQPWSDYNDKFRGHDTSVVKVFRAPSMHEGGPPTVKGDERLSNFNTTHNLMFPDKSQPRVKILSAPTGTNVPKGDPDKVLQRDTTMKESYSNLTSQHKHNPYLKSEVSGVLRRTNFQSEDCYKENDYFSTAINSYQPTSVPVDRYKPLKHRNHSDFPPGDMENSRVLERVNTTTARVYHGNPPLGIHNTIISGANLRTKSKVSFGEPQLNRNFYDTTNYDTFKGVKVPYTYDRTKFHKESSIPVNYYSKEETDHSSSYTDYKDPVQAKMIPHNTALNNLKMSHILPPLSVPQRHNTTHQVMFTPKESEKYSYDSGRLQRSSVPLGTMTCQ, from the exons ATGAGGGACTCAATGCATGTTGATAAACCAATTATTGAACCTTTATCAGGAACAGACTTTTTGTCGTCAACAAATTTCCAAGTAGCCCAGGATACAACAGAAACCAGAAAAGGCCTAGgaagtatttttaaaactgattATCCCCCTTACAATCATTATGGAAGAGATGCACAAGCAGATAGACCAGTCTTGGCAGAAGTTATGCATAGAGATCAATCGTATTTCAAG GGTGATCAATCTGAAAGTACTCAAGCATATGAGTATCGTTACTTAAAAAAACCTGTTGTAACAGACTCTTACCAAACACTGAGAGCCACAAATTTCAAGACTGATAGAGATTTAAACAAGGTGGATGTGTTTGGAACCATGCATAATCATTACTATGTACCTAAAGTCAATAACGATTATCAGCGTATTGGACCTGCCACAAATACTCATCAAAGTCATATACCTAAAGGAGATCCTGACAAAATCACTCAACCATGGTCTGACTACAACGATAAGTTCAGAGGTCACGACACATCTGTGGTGAAAGTTTTCAGAGCACCATCAATGCACGAAG gtgGTCCACCAACAGTAAAAGGCGATGAAAGATTGTCAAATTTCAACACCACTCACAACTTAATGTTCCCTGATAAATCACAGCCACGAGTTAAAATATTATCTGCT CCCACCGGTACAAATGTACCTAAAGGAGATCCTGATAAAGTATTACAGAGAGACACAACAATGAAAGAATCGTACAGCAACCTTACAAGCCAACACAAACACAATCCTTATCTAAAGTCTGAAGTCAGTGGAGTATTACGAAGAACTAATTTCCAGTCAGAAGATTGCTACAAAGAAAATGATTACTTCAGTACTGCAATTAATTCATATCAACCTACATCTGTACCAG TTGACAGATATAAACCATTAAAACACAGAAATCACAGTGATTTTCCACCAGGTGATATGGAGAATAGTAGAGTTCTAGAAAGAGTGAATACAACCACTGCCAGGGTGTACCATggaaat CCACCATTGGGAATCCACAATACAATTATATCTGGTGCTAACCTTCGTACAAAAAGTAAAGTATCCTTTGGGGAGCCTCAGCTGAACAGAAATTTTTATGATACAACAAACTATGATACATTCAAAGGAGTAAAAGTACCATACACCTACGATAGAACTAAATTCCACAAGGAGAGTAGTATACCTGTCAATTACTATAGTA AAGAAGAAACAGACCATTCCTCATCATACACAGACTACAAAGATCCAGTACAGGCTAAGATGATTCCTCATAACACGGCACTTAATAAT TTGAAGATGTCACATATATTACCTCCCCTGAGTGTACCACAACGTCACAACACAACCCATCAGGTGATGTTTACACCTAAAGAATCAGAGAAGTATTCCTACGATTCTGGTAGATTACAACGTAGTTCTGTACCACTGGGTACAATGACTTGTCAGTGA